A genome region from Methanobacterium bryantii includes the following:
- a CDS encoding LemA family protein — MLTYIIIGIIILIVVIFAIWIVAMYNNLVGLRNRVKNAWSQIDVQLNRRADLIPNLVETVKGYAKHEKGVFEEVTKARSGLMNAQTVQESAEANNMLTGALKSLFAVAENYPDLKANQNFRDLQSQLAETEDKIAYSRQFYNDTVLMYNNKIQMFPSNLIARQFNFTESEFFEVEESARSVPKVEF; from the coding sequence ATGTTAACCTACATAATTATAGGAATAATTATACTTATTGTGGTTATTTTTGCGATTTGGATAGTTGCTATGTACAATAACCTTGTTGGATTGCGTAACAGGGTTAAAAATGCATGGTCCCAAATAGATGTTCAGCTAAACAGAAGGGCTGACCTGATACCTAATCTGGTAGAAACAGTTAAAGGATACGCTAAACACGAAAAAGGTGTATTTGAAGAGGTTACTAAGGCAAGATCTGGCCTTATGAATGCTCAAACAGTTCAAGAAAGCGCAGAAGCAAATAACATGTTAACTGGTGCTTTGAAAAGCCTTTTTGCGGTAGCAGAAAATTATCCGGATTTAAAAGCAAATCAAAATTTCAGGGACTTACAAAGTCAGCTGGCAGAAACTGAAGATAAAATAGCCTATTCTAGGCAGTTTTACAACGATACTGTGCTCATGTACAACAACAAGATCCAGATGTTTCCAAGCAACTTAATAGCACGCCAGTTTAACTTCACCGAGTCAGAATTCTTTGAAGTGGAAGAATCAGCTCGTTCAGTTCCAAAAGTGGAATTTTAA